In one Tripterygium wilfordii isolate XIE 37 chromosome 22, ASM1340144v1, whole genome shotgun sequence genomic region, the following are encoded:
- the LOC119992312 gene encoding serine/threonine-protein phosphatase 7 long form homolog, with the protein MTITLEDVAILLGLRVDGPAVTGTGIYDWDDVMLRLLGRVALSTEREGASLSLSWLVLHFGENNPPIDDAPEEVLQQYARAYILAMFGSILFPATTGDSIPLIFLPLLADLRQTSMYSWGGAVLACLYRNLCRGCMGSARTIGGCGLLLQLWSWERLHVCRPGMRTLDPPAGLPDEPPRPLGASWRGNRTYRRSPRQVLIFARDELDQQEPHQVQWMPYTTARLMDAPVVCIGGSRVWRAVVPLICFEMIELHCPDRVMRQFGITQHVPHPVDTNEKLHDLNRRGRGDVDWSIQNATWIAQWDDRLSQIAQERFPRTSIDEYMHWYFSITRRVIGAPSTVRRLADLDYAPQGGRLRRVATLALAGARRAANALRDAVNESAASIATNWLGSCRDILEEVGEGNRFEEIIGNVEATPQHRRRHPGGPSHIRTRVSRAPDFTMHASQLTQDEPGQSTTPTTWARHRTI; encoded by the exons ATGACGATAACACTGGAGGACGTTGCTATATTATTGGGCCTTAGGGTTGATGGACCAGCTGTGACTGGTACTGGGATATATGATTGGGATGATGTGATGTTGCGATTACTAGGTAGGGTCGCACTGAGTACGGAGAGGGAGGGGGCATCTTTATCGTTGTCATGGTTAGTTCTGCATTTTGGTGAAAATAATCCTCCAATTGATGATGCCCCTGAGGAGGTCTTGCAACAATATGCTAGGGCTTACATATTAGCCATGTTTGGGAGCATTCTTTTCCCGGCCACGACGGGTGATAGCATACCCCTCATTTTCCTACCTCTCCTAGCAGATCTTCGGCAGACCTCAATGTATAGCTGGGGAGGAGCAGTATTGGCTTGTTTATATCGAAACCTATGTCGAGGATGTATGGGCAGTGCTCGTACGATAGGAGGTTGTGGCCTATTACTTCAG TTATGGTCATGGGAGAGGTTACATGTATGTCGACCAGGAATGCGTACATTGGATCCACCCGCAGGACTTCCAGACGAGCCGCCTCGTCCACTTGGTGCCag TTGGCGGGGAAATCGGACTTATAGAAGATCTCCAAGGCAAGTCCTTATCTTTGCTAGAGATGAGTTGGATCAACAAGAACCTCATCAGGTACAGTGGATGCCTTATACAACTGCCAGACTTATGGATGCACCTGTAGTATGTATTGGAGGAAGCAGAGTATGGAGAGCTGTAGTGCCATTGATTTGTTTTGAGATGATAGAGCTACATTGCCCGGATCGTGTGATGAGGCAATTTGGTATTACGCAGCATGTCCCGCATCCAGTGGATACCAACGAAAAATTGCATGATCTGAATAGGCGAGGTCGCGGTGATGTGGATTGGAGTATCCAAAATGCCACATGGATAGCACAATGGGATGATAGACTTAGCCAAATCGCACAGGAGCGATTCCCTCGAACGAGCATTGACGAGTATATGCATTGGTATTTCTCGATAACTAGACGGGTTATTGGTGCTCCATCGACAGTGAGACGACTTGCAGATCTTGACTATGCGCCTCAGGGGGGTCGACTACGAAGAGTG GCTACTTTGGCATTGGCGGGAGCGAGAAGAGCTGCTAATGCATTACGTGATGCAGTAAATGAGTCCGCCGCTTCCATTGCAACTAATTGGTTGGGGTCTTGCCGCGACATTCTGGAAGAGGTTGGTGAGGGTAATCGATTTGAGGAGATTATAGGCAATGTGGAAGCTACACCCCAACATCGTCGCAGGCATCCAGGAGGTCCATCACATATACGTACTCGTGTTTCTCGTGCACCTGACTTTACAATGCATGCCTCACAGTTGACACAAGATGAGCCTGGTCAATCTACCACTCCTACGACATGGGCTAGGCACCGGACCATATGA
- the LOC119991504 gene encoding uncharacterized protein LOC119991504, with the protein MTSPWNRNVTSGFSIADEYEQNQEQSSAWVRYTQTDIGSSYKQASSYVNLNLIPEMCMDEDDNHFEQAIANNEFDLVEDEPGIHTDDSDDDEEDGGNVGLNIDSGIDNENGHINLEEMVPEFGDVSQAEYAVCRDWDKQNQGPYDTLAEKEVFENKKELIRAVKMWHIQNNSQYKTQRSSKSELQLICMKEPICNWYLRAMKKENFNLWMITVIKGRHTCTNASLHHGHRQLDAEYIADEVIHIVKADLKINIAAIQAYASSHLKYPVSYRKAWVAKQKVMEKLFGTFEDSYNMLPRFLQALQISNPGSIVNLNYKECVNGVATFGRVFWAFRPSIEGFHFCRPLISIDGTHLYGKYKGKLLIAVAFDADNGLFPLCYAIVDEESSNNWGWFIDNIRSYVTNRPGICVLSDRHAGILAAMRDRWPEPVAYHRYCSRHFVSNFHDKFKDVDMKNAVNLMANEPSRQKFDLWMSRVKDINIVAWNYLDRAGKEKWSLSYDDGHRYGNMTTNMSEIFNSVLKGGRFLPITALVQLTFYRCNKYFVKRRMEAEQYRLQGSELPPQVYGHISRENEDAKRQHVRMFNHDPPTFQVTTRTRGAENNQRGERRAVVCLGERPEDQSCSCNMWLLYHRPCSHVLACCSVNKIDWRQYMEAYFTIGAYESSYAPIFCPIPDESGWQIYSGPVVIADPDQRRSSKGRPKSTRIRNEMDAREGRSSNKCSICGQRGHNKKSHKSTAQSGAS; encoded by the exons ATGACATCACCTTGGAATCGAAATGTAACTAGTGGATTTTCAATTGCTGATGAGTATGAACAAAATCAAGAACAATCGTCAGCATGGGTTCGTTATACTCAAACAGACATTGGTAGTTCATATAAGCAAGCATCATCATATGTTAACCTAAATCTAATCCCAGAAATGTGTATGGATGAAGACGACAATCATTTTGAGCAAGCAATTGCTAACAATGAGTTTGACTTGGTAGAGGATGAGCCTGGCATTCATACTGATGATAGTGACGATGACGAGGAGGATGGTGGTAATGTAGGGTTGAATATTGATTCTGGAATCGACAATGAAAATGGGCACATAAATTTGGAGGAGATGGTACCTGAATTTGGCGATGTTAGTCAAGCGGAGTATGCAGTGTGCCGAGATTGGGATAAGCAAAATCAAGGTCCATATGATACGTTGGCAGAGAAGgaagtttttgaaaacaagaaagaattaaTTCGCGCAGTGAAGATGTGGCATATTCAGAATAACTCCCAGTACAAGACTCAACGCTCAAGTAAATCAGAATTGCAATTGATATGCATGAAAGAGCCAATTTGCAATTGGTATCTTCGagcaatgaaaaaagaaaattttaacctGTGGATGATAACAGTTATTAAAGGTCGTCATACATGCACAAATGCCTCACTACATCATGGACATCGACAGTTGGATGCAGAGTATATTGCAGATGAAGTTATTCATATTGTTAAAGCTGATTTGAAGATTAACATAGCAGCTATTCAAGCATATGCAAGCTCACATTTGAAGTACCCGGTGTCGTACAGGAAGGCTTGGGTTGCAAAACAAAAAGTGATGGAGAAATTATTTGGCACATTTGAAGATTCATACAACATGCTCCCTCGATTTTTACAGGCGTTGCAGATTTCTAATCCAGGGTCAATAGTGAATTTAAACTATAAGGAATGTGTGAATGGAGTGGCAACTTTCGGTCGTGTCTTTTGGGCATTTAGGCCTTCTATCGAAGGCTTCCACTTTTGTCGTCCATTGATAAGTATTGATGGAACTCATTTGTATGGAAAATACAAGGGGAAACTGTTGATTGCGGTTGCATTCGATGCGGATAATGGACTTTTTCCATTATGTTATGCAATTGTAGATGAAGAAAGTTCTAATAATTGGGGATGGTTCATAGATAACATTCGTTCTTATGTAACAAATCGAccaggaatttgtgttttgtctgATCGACATGCAGGTATTTTGGCTGCAATGCGGGATAGGTGGCCCGAACCAGTTGCTTACCACAGATATTGTTCGCGTCATTTTGTTAGTAATTTCCACGACAAGTTTAAGGATGTAGACATGAAGAATGCAGTAAATTTGATGGCCAATGAACCTTCCAGACAAAAATTTGATTTGTGGATGTCGCGAGTAAAAGATATAAACATTGTAGCGTGGAATTATCTAGATCGtgcaggaaaagaaaaatggagttTATCGTATGATGATGGGCATAGATATGGTAACATGACTACAAATATGTCAGAAATATTCAACAGTGTTCTAAAGGGGGGGAGATTCCTTCCTATTACTGCACTTGTCCAGCTGACATTTTATAGGTGCAACAAATATTTCGTGAAGAGGAGGATGGAAGCAGAACAATATAGACTTCAAGGTTCTGAATTGCCTCCACAGGTTTATGGTCACATTAGTAGAGAAAATGAAGATGCTAAACGACAACATGTTCGGATGTTCAATCATGACCCTCCTACATTTCAGGTGACAACAAGAACAAGAGGTGCGGAAAATAATCAACGTGGTGAACGGCGGGCTGTAGTATGTCTTGGAGAACGACCAGAAGATCAATCTTGTTCTTGCAATATGTGGCTATTGTACCATCGTCCATGTTCACATGTATTGGCTTGTTGTTCGGTTAACAAGATTGATTGGAGGCAATATATGGAGGCATATTTCACAATTGGTGCATATGAGAGCTCATATGCGCCTATCTTTTGCCCAATACCTGATGAGTCAGGTTGGCAGATATATAGTGGCCCAGTTGTCATTGCTGATCCCGATCAACGTAGGTCATCGAAAGGTCGTCCAAAGTCAACACGAATAAGAAATGAGATGGATGCAAGAGAAGGTCGTTCATCGAACAAGTGCAGCATTTGTGGACAAAGAGGGCATAACAAAAAATCTCATAAGTCCACTGCACAAA GTGGCGCTAGTTGA
- the LOC119990712 gene encoding uncharacterized protein At5g39865-like has translation MWRPRSSKSTVRIHNTSSPSTAFSCSSFKDIQDLCAEDPSPSNPSSSTTKRPSNIFHRVRFANSLIRAWSALPSVVPESKSVPENSSPVINQTPQPEPRIAIPGADKRIVVYFTSLRVVRSTFEDCRAVRSILRGFRVSIDERDLSMDSRFLNELQGILGGDGKLTVPRVFIGGRYMGGAEEIMQLHEAGELKKFVEGLPAAEPGVCVLCGGYSFIVCDECNGSHKLYTEKTGFKSCTACNENGLIRCPSCSCPPL, from the coding sequence ATGTGGCGGCCGCGGTCTTCTAAATCGACGGTGCGGATACACAACACGTCATCTCCCTCCACCGCCTTCTCCTGCTCCTCTTTCAAAGATATCCAGGACCTGTGCGCAGAGGATCCTTCCCCTTCTAATCCCTCATCTTCAACTACAAAACGGCCGTCTAATATCTTCCACCGAGTCCGATTCGCCAACTCGCTCATCCGCGCTTGGTCAGCTCTCCCGTCCGTAGTCCCGGAATCTAAATCGGTACCTGAAAATTCTTCACCGGTTATTAATCAAACGCCACAACCGGAGCCTAGAATCGCAATCCCGGGCGCCGACAAACGTATTGTCGTTTACTTCACGTCCCTACGCGTGGTGCGGTCAACATTTGAGGACTGCCGGGCCGTTCGATCCATACTCCGAGGGTTTCGTGTCTCAATCGACGAGCGAGATCTATCGATGGACTCTCGGTTCCTGAACGAGCTGCAGGGGATCTTAGGCGGCGATGGCAAGTTGACTGTTCCACGCGTTTTCATCGGCGGCAGATACATGGGTGGGGCAGAGGAGATCATGCAACTCCATGAGGCTGGCGAGCTCAAGAAGTTCGTCGAAGGGCTTCCTGCAGCGGAACCCGGCGTCTGTGTGTTGTGCGGCGGTTACAGCTTCATTGTGTGCGACGAGTGTAACGGTAGTCACAAGCTTTACACCGAGAAAACTGGGTTCAAGTCCTGTACGGCCTGCAACGAGAACGGTCTGATCAGGTGCCCTTCTTGCTCCTGTCCGCCGCTATGA